A region from the Macrobrachium nipponense isolate FS-2020 chromosome 47, ASM1510439v2, whole genome shotgun sequence genome encodes:
- the LOC135204644 gene encoding serine/threonine-protein kinase mTOR-like, with product MSNIKMNQFVQGLKSRHEETRVKAACDLQRYVTTELREVSLDELISFLDEFNHHIFEMVSSNDVNEKKGGIYAIMSLVDVDVGQTGVRISRFANYLKNLVNSPDTGVTELTAKAVGRLALASGTVTAEYIYVEDLVKRSFEWLQGDRNEGRDMLLYSFWFLYSSYLAV from the exons ATGAGTAACATTAAAATGAACCAGTTCGTGCAGGGACTGAAGTCCCGGCACGAAGAGACGAGGGTGAAAGCAGCTTGTGACTTACAACGTTATGTAACTACAGAGTTGAGAGAG GTCTCTTTGGATGAACTGATATCATTCCTCGATGAATTCAATCACCACATCTTCGAGATGGTCTCGTCCAACGATGTGAACGAGAAGAAGGGAGGAATTTATGCCATCA TGAGCCTTGTTGACGTGGATGTTGGCCAGACTGGTGTTCGTATCAGTCGATTTGCAAATTACTTGAAGAATTTGGTCAATAG CCCAGACACAGGCGTCACAGAGCTCACCGCCAAAGCAGTAGGTCGACTTGCCCTGGCGTCTGGCACAGTCACTGCCGAGTACATTTATGTAGAAGATTTGGTGAAACGGTCATTCGAGTGGCTGCAGGGCGATCGGAATGAAGGGAGAGACATGCTGCTGTATAGTTTTTGGTTTTTGTACTCCTCTTACTTAGCTGTCTAG